The genome window TGACCCGCTCCTCACCTGCCGCCCGGCTCCGGATGAGCCCCCGGCGGAACGGCAGCCCCTGGCCGTGGTCGTCACGTCCCGCCTGCCCGACCCGACGGCGCACAGCCGCCTGTTGCAGGAGAGGCCCGCGGAAACGATTTTTTGGACCACCATTGCCGCCGCCGCCAGCCCCAGGGCCGAAGCCCTGCGGAAAAAGGGCGTGGAAGTGGTGGGCCTCCCCCCCCTTTCCCGCACGGACAACACCTCCCCGGGCTACATGCGCGCCGAGCTCGATCTGCGTGAAGGGCTCGCGTCCTTACGCAAAACCCACGGCTGCCTGTATGTCCTGTGCGAAGGCGGGGGGCGCCTGGGTTTGTCGCTCCTGGAAAAAAACCTCACCGGAGAACTGCGGTTGCATCTTTCCCCGCGCATTCTGGCGGACAACGAGGCCACCCCGCTCTTCAACGGGCTCTCCCCCTTGCAGATCGACGAGGGAGTCTCGTTGCGCATCCTGGATTCCCGCATTTGCGGCAAGGACCTTATCGTGACGCTCCGGCCCGACGATTTCCCCGGTTGCCGGCCGGCGGCGCTCTGACGGAAAAGACATGTTTACCGGTATCATCCAATGCCTCGGCGACGTTGTCGCGCGCAAGGGCTCCAGCCGGGAGACGCGGTTCACCATCATGCCGCGCGCGCCGTTTCCCGACCCGGAAATCGGGGAAAGCATCGCCGTGAACGGCACCTGCCTCACGGCTGAACGATTCGACGGGGCGAGCTTCACGGCCTACGCCTCCGGGGAAACCCTTTCCGCGACCACCCTCACCTCCCTGCAACCGGGCGGCGTGGTCAATCTGGAGCGGGCCGTCTCCCTTTCCACGCGGCTCGGCGGGCATCTCGTCAGCGGGCACGTGGATTGCGTAGCCACTGTCGCGGCCATCGAGAAGCGGGGAGATTCCACTGTTTTCCGGCTTGCTTTTCCGCGCGCGATGGGGCATCTCGTTGTGCCGAAAGGGTCCGTCACGCTCGACGGGGTGAGCCTGACCATCAACGAATGCGGTCCGGACTTTTTCACCGTGAACATCATTCCGGAGACCATCACCGCGACAATGTTGCATTCCTGGAAGGCCGGAACCCTTGTAAATATGGAAACCGACCTTATAGGAAAGTACGTGGCGCGGATGGTTGCCACCGGCTACGTGAACAATGCCGGGACCTCCCTGGAGGAGTCTTCCGGCCTGACCATGGATTTTTTACGCAAACACGGGTTCTGACCCGTATTACCGGCACCCGCGCGGCGGGAACGCCGTTTACCGGAATAGCGCCATGCCCCTTTGTACGACGGAAGAAGCCATTGCCGCGATACGCAACGGCGAAATGATCATTCTCGTGGACGACGAGGACCGCGAAAACGAAGGCGATATCACCATCGCCGCCGAATTTGTGACCCCCGAGGTCGTCAACTTCATGGCCACCCACGCCAGGGGGCTCATCTGCCTGCCCATGGCCCCGGAAATGGTGGACAAGCTCCAACTCCCCCTGATGGCCCAGAAAAACGAATCCGGCTTCGGGACCAACTTCACGGTCTCCATTGAAGCCCGCCACGGCGTGACCACCGGCATTTCCGCCGCGGACCGCGCCACCACCATCCTCACGGCGTCCAAGGAAGACGCCTGCCCCGAGGATATCGTGACGCCGGGCCATATTTTCCCGCTCCGCGCCAAAAAAGGCGGCGTTCTCGTCCGCGCCGGGCAGACCGAGGGCAGCGTGGACCTTGCCGAACTCGCGGGCCTGCGCCCCGCCGCCGTTATCTGCGAAATCCTGAAAGACGACGGCACCATGGCCCGCATGCCGGACCTCATCCCCTTTGCCGAAAGGCACGGCCTGAAGATCGCCACGATCAAGGACCTCATCAAGTACCGGTTGCAGCGCGGCCTGATCGCCGTCAAGGAATCCGCCAGGGCCAAAATGCCCACCCGCTTCGGCGAGTTTGAAATCGTCTCCTTTGACAGCGAACACACCGAAGCGCCGCACATCGCGCTGGTCAAGGGCGACATAACCACCGACGAGCCGGTGCTGGTGCGCGTGCACAGCGAGTGCTTCACCGGCGACATTCTCGGTTCGCTCCGCTGCGACTGCGGCCCCCAGCTGCATGCCGCCATGAGCAGGGTGGAAAAGGAAGGGCGCGGCGTCGTTCTCTACATGCGCCAGGAAGGGCGCGGCATCGGCCTGACCTGCAAGCTCCAGGCCTACGCCTTGCAGGACAAGGGCTTCGATACCGTTGAGGCCAACCAGAAGCTCGGCTTCCAGGCGGACCTGCGCGATTACGGCACCGGCGCGCAGATTCTTGTGTACCTGGGGGTGCGGAAAATGCGCCTGATGACCAACAACCCCAAAAAGATCGTCGGGTTGAACGGCTACGGGCTCGAAATCGTGGAACGGGTTCCCCTGGAACTGGGCCTCAGCAAGTACAACGAAAAATATATGCATACCAAAAAGGACAAAATGGGGCATATCCTGCATTTTGACGGCGAAGATTAGAATTATCTAGGGGCAGTTGCCGTTAGAAATTTTTCTGCAATCCGTTCGCTTGTATTAGATATTTGTTAGATTTTTTCGCGATATCCGGGCACGGCCCGAACAGGAGAAGTATATGAGCACCTTACGCACAATTGAAGGCCAGATGAACGCTCAGGGCCTGAAGTTCGCCATCGTGGCCACCCGGTTCAACGATTTCATCGTGGACCGCCTGATCGGCGGGGCCGTGGATTACCTTACCCGCCACGGCGGCGCCACCGATGACATCACCCTCATCCGCGTGCCCGGCGCGTTTGAAATGCCCGTCGTCTGCCAGAAGATCGCCAAAAGCGGCAAGTACGACGCCATTATCGCCCTCGGCGCGGTTATTCGCGGGGCCACCCCGCATTTTGAGTACGTGTCCAGCGAAGCGACCAAGGGCATTGCCCATGTCAGCCTGGAAACCGGCGTGCCCATCGGGTTCGGGCTTCTGACCACGGACAATCTGGAGCAGGCCGTGGAACGCGCGGGCAGCAAGGCCGGCAACAAGGGTGTGGAAGCCGCTTCCGCCGTTCTTGAAACCGTCCGCGTGCTGCAGGGCCTCTAGGATACGCGCCGCATGGCTGTTAAAAAAGCCCCCCGCCGCGCCGAGCGGTCTCTTGCCTTTCAGGTGCTCTATTCACTGACCTTCACGCCCGCCACCAACGTGCAGGACGTGGCCAAAGCGTTCCGCAAAGCCCCGGAACAAGGCGAACCCGTTGAAAAGACGGGCGCGCTTGAAGGGTTCGCCTGGGAGCTTGTCGAAGGCGTCTGGACGAACATGGACACAATCGACGCGCACCTTGCCGCCTTTTCCCAGAACTGGCGCATCGAGCGCATGGGCAAGGTGGAAATCACCCTGCTGCGCCTGGCCCTTTACGAAATACTCTACCGCCACGACGTGCCGCCGAAGGTCGCCATCAACGAGGCCATTGAGCTGTCCAAGCAGTTCGGCGACGACGGCTCGCGCGGGTTCGTCAACGGCATCCTCGACGCCGCCGCCAAAGCCGTCGAATCCGGAAAATTACAGCGGCAGTGAGTGCTGGGGGAAGGGAACCAACAGGGGTGATACAACCCCCGATATCTCTAGTTAAGGGTGTTTGATAAACCGGGATATACGGGGAACATCCGGGAAATATCGGGACACCTTCGTACAACACCTTTGCACATAATGAAACGGGGAGGACTTTGCAAGCCCTCCCTGTTTTTGCACCAGCCGCCCGGCCGTCATTCATAGGTTGCCCTGGCCGGTACGCAGTCTTCGACGCCGGGCAACGATAACTGTTTGACCCGCCGCCGCTCGCGCTCGGCCGCTATCACCTGATAAAGGTACGGTTCGCTCAGGCGGTACTTGACGCGCAGATCGTTGATGTTGTCGCCGGTGACCGGCGACCCCGGCCGCGCGGTACCGGCCGGAATGGCATACACCCGCAAGGACGGGCTTGAATACACGGCAGATTTAGGCGCGACCATAGGGGATGACGGCACCGCGCAACTGAGCCTGACATGCACGGAACCCGGCAAAAACGGCAACGCGGACGGACCGTGCAAGCTTCAACTGTCCGAACCCCTGACGGGCGTTCAATCGGAAGCGATAGTGATTGACGGCTTCAGCGGCGGCACGGACGGCGAAAGCGAAGGCACGTACCGCAGCCGGGTACTTTCCCGCAAACGCAAGCCGGGCCGGGGCGGCAACGACGACGATTACGAATTCTGGACCCTTGAATGCGCCGGGTTCACGCGGGCATGGCCGCGCCGTGACCTTATGGGCGCGGGAACCGTCGTTGTCTACGCCATGATGGACGGCACTTACGAAGACGGCATTCCCAGGGAAGGCGACATAGCCCGCCTTCAGGCCCACCTGAACAAGCGGCGGCCCGTACCGGCCGAGGTGTACGCCTTCGCCCCCACCCCGAAACGGTTGGATACCCGGCTAGCCGTAACCCCGGATACCCCGGCCGTACGGGCCGCCGTGACGGCAAGCATAGCCGCCGCTGTTCGGCGGGACGCGGAACCCGGCACGGCCATTATGCTTTCCCGCCTTAACGAGGCGATCTCAATAGCCGCCGGGGAAGAGGATCACGTTCTTTTCAGCCCCACGGCGAACGTTCTTCACGCAACCGGCGAGATAGCCGTACCCGGCACGGTGACATTCGGGGAGGCGAACAATGGATAAGCCGGAAATGGACAAGCTAGAGCAAGAATACTTTGAAGAGCTTGTAGAGCTTCAGCCCCCCGGCGCGGCCTTGCCCCGCGACCTTGACGCGGTATGGCCCCGGCTTCTCATGGGCGTAGCGGACGGCCACGCGGCGGTAGAGCGCCGGGGAAACGATTTGCTACGCGAGGCCGACCCCCGTTCAACCTTTGAGCTTCTTCCCGATTTTGAACGCGAATACGGCTTACCCGACGCATGCAGCCCGGCGGCCGTAACCCTTCAGGAACGCCGGGACGCCGTTGTAGCCAAAATGCGGGACGAAGGCCGCCACGACCTTGCCTATTGGTACGAACTAGCCGCCGCCCTAGGCTACGAGATCGAAATAGACGAGCCCCGGCCCTTCATAGCGGGCGTATCCTGTTGCGGCGATTGCCTGAACGGCGGGCATGAAGTCCGCTTTGAATGGGACGTAACCGTGAAAGGCCCCCGCGTTACCCTGTTTCGATGCGGCGAATCAACCCCGCCCGACAGCCTAGGCGACATAGCCTACGCCGAAGACCT of uncultured delta proteobacterium contains these proteins:
- a CDS encoding Riboflavin synthase, alpha subunit, whose amino-acid sequence is MFTGIIQCLGDVVARKGSSRETRFTIMPRAPFPDPEIGESIAVNGTCLTAERFDGASFTAYASGETLSATTLTSLQPGGVVNLERAVSLSTRLGGHLVSGHVDCVATVAAIEKRGDSTVFRLAFPRAMGHLVVPKGSVTLDGVSLTINECGPDFFTVNIIPETITATMLHSWKAGTLVNMETDLIGKYVARMVATGYVNNAGTSLEESSGLTMDFLRKHGF
- the ribE gene encoding riboflavin synthase beta chain (Evidence 2a : Function of homologous gene experimentally demonstrated in an other organism; Product type e : enzyme); the protein is MSTLRTIEGQMNAQGLKFAIVATRFNDFIVDRLIGGAVDYLTRHGGATDDITLIRVPGAFEMPVVCQKIAKSGKYDAIIALGAVIRGATPHFEYVSSEATKGIAHVSLETGVPIGFGLLTTDNLEQAVERAGSKAGNKGVEAASAVLETVRVLQGL
- a CDS encoding hypothetical protein (Evidence 5 : No homology to any previously reported sequences) encodes the protein MHGPSALPFLPGSVHVRLSCAVPSSPMVAPKSAVYSSPSLRVYAIPAGTARPGSPVTGDNINDLRVKYRLSEPYLYQVIAAERERRRVKQLSLPGVEDCVPARATYE
- a CDS encoding conserved hypothetical protein (Evidence 4 : Homologs of previously reported genes of unknown function), which codes for MDKPEMDKLEQEYFEELVELQPPGAALPRDLDAVWPRLLMGVADGHAAVERRGNDLLREADPRSTFELLPDFEREYGLPDACSPAAVTLQERRDAVVAKMRDEGRHDLAYWYELAAALGYEIEIDEPRPFIAGVSCCGDCLNGGHEVRFEWDVTVKGPRVTLFRCGESTPPDSLGDIAYAEDLECRIRAAAHSHTRIFFDYEDDNEGVSL
- a CDS encoding Baseplate J family protein (fragment) → MLSPVTGDPGRAVPAGMAYTRKDGLEYTADLGATIGDDGTAQLSLTCTEPGKNGNADGPCKLQLSEPLTGVQSEAIVIDGFSGGTDGESEGTYRSRVLSRKRKPGRGGNDDDYEFWTLECAGFTRAWPRRDLMGAGTVVVYAMMDGTYEDGIPREGDIARLQAHLNKRRPVPAEVYAFAPTPKRLDTRLAVTPDTPAVRAAVTASIAAAVRRDAEPGTAIMLSRLNEAISIAAGEEDHVLFSPTANVLHATGEIAVPGTVTFGEANNG
- the nusB gene encoding transcription antitermination protein (Evidence 2a : Function of homologous gene experimentally demonstrated in an other organism; PubMedId : 10383769, 10881193, 1831176, 3019094, 6330693, 6330694, 9670024; Product type f : factor) codes for the protein MAVKKAPRRAERSLAFQVLYSLTFTPATNVQDVAKAFRKAPEQGEPVEKTGALEGFAWELVEGVWTNMDTIDAHLAAFSQNWRIERMGKVEITLLRLALYEILYRHDVPPKVAINEAIELSKQFGDDGSRGFVNGILDAAAKAVESGKLQRQ
- the ribBA gene encoding Riboflavin biosynthesis protein RibBA (Includes: 3,4-dihydroxy-2-butanone 4-phosphate synthase; GTP cyclohydrolase-2): MPLCTTEEAIAAIRNGEMIILVDDEDRENEGDITIAAEFVTPEVVNFMATHARGLICLPMAPEMVDKLQLPLMAQKNESGFGTNFTVSIEARHGVTTGISAADRATTILTASKEDACPEDIVTPGHIFPLRAKKGGVLVRAGQTEGSVDLAELAGLRPAAVICEILKDDGTMARMPDLIPFAERHGLKIATIKDLIKYRLQRGLIAVKESARAKMPTRFGEFEIVSFDSEHTEAPHIALVKGDITTDEPVLVRVHSECFTGDILGSLRCDCGPQLHAAMSRVEKEGRGVVLYMRQEGRGIGLTCKLQAYALQDKGFDTVEANQKLGFQADLRDYGTGAQILVYLGVRKMRLMTNNPKKIVGLNGYGLEIVERVPLELGLSKYNEKYMHTKKDKMGHILHFDGED